Proteins encoded together in one Paracidovorax wautersii window:
- the dxs gene encoding 1-deoxy-D-xylulose-5-phosphate synthase yields MSTTSYPLLSRVNDPADLRGLTRAELKALASELRAFVIDSVSKTGGHLSSNLGTVELTVALHTVFDTPHDRLVWDVGHQTYPHKILTGRRDRMSTLRQQNGLSGFPQRAESEYDTFGTAHSSTSISAALGMALAAKQRGEERHAVAIIGDGAMTAGMAFEALNNAGVADANLLVVLNDNDMSISPPVGALNRYLAQLMSGQFYAKARDVGKSVLKNAPPLLELAKRLEQQAKGMVVPATLFEKFGFNYIGPIDGHDLDSLIPTLENIKGLKGPQFLHVVTKKGQGYKLAEADPVAYHGPGKFDPTVGLVKPATPPKQTFTQVFGQWLCDMAAQDERLVGITPAMREGSGMVEFERRFPQRYYDVGIAEQHAVTFAGGMACEGVKPVVAIYSTFLQRAYDQLIHDVALQNLPVVFALDRAGLVGADGATHAGAYDISFVRCIPNMSMACPADERECRQLLTTAYEQNHPVAVRYPRGSGAGVAPLATLEGLPFGKGEVRRQGRGVAILAFGTLLYPALQAAEALDATVVNMRWAKPLDVALLLQIAAEHDELVTVEEGAVMGGAGSAVLEALQAAGVQRPVLQLGLPDVFIEHGDPARLLAQQGLDAEGIERAVRARFGGDSAPAAVAQAA; encoded by the coding sequence ATGTCCACGACTTCCTACCCTCTGCTCTCGCGCGTGAACGATCCGGCCGATCTGCGGGGGCTGACGCGCGCGGAGCTCAAGGCGCTGGCATCGGAGCTGCGCGCCTTCGTGATCGACAGCGTGTCCAAGACCGGTGGCCACCTCAGCTCCAACCTGGGCACGGTGGAGCTGACCGTGGCGCTGCACACCGTGTTCGACACCCCGCACGACCGCCTGGTGTGGGACGTGGGCCACCAGACGTATCCGCACAAGATCCTGACGGGCCGCCGCGACCGCATGTCCACGCTGCGCCAGCAGAACGGCCTGTCGGGATTTCCGCAGCGTGCCGAGAGCGAGTACGACACCTTCGGCACGGCGCACTCCAGCACCAGCATCTCGGCCGCGCTGGGCATGGCCCTGGCGGCCAAGCAGCGCGGCGAGGAGCGCCACGCGGTGGCCATCATCGGTGACGGCGCGATGACCGCCGGCATGGCTTTCGAAGCGCTGAACAACGCCGGCGTGGCCGACGCCAATCTGCTGGTGGTGCTCAACGACAACGACATGAGCATCAGCCCGCCGGTAGGCGCGCTCAACCGCTATCTGGCGCAGTTGATGAGCGGGCAGTTCTACGCCAAGGCGCGGGACGTGGGCAAGAGCGTGCTCAAGAACGCGCCGCCGCTGCTGGAGCTGGCCAAACGGCTGGAGCAGCAGGCCAAGGGCATGGTCGTGCCGGCCACGCTGTTCGAGAAGTTCGGCTTCAACTACATCGGCCCCATCGACGGCCACGACCTCGACTCGCTCATTCCCACGCTGGAGAACATCAAGGGCCTGAAGGGCCCGCAGTTCCTGCACGTGGTGACGAAGAAGGGGCAAGGCTACAAGCTGGCCGAGGCCGACCCCGTGGCCTACCACGGCCCGGGCAAGTTCGATCCCACCGTGGGCCTGGTCAAGCCTGCCACGCCGCCCAAGCAGACCTTCACCCAGGTCTTCGGCCAGTGGCTGTGCGACATGGCCGCCCAGGACGAGCGCCTGGTGGGCATCACGCCCGCCATGCGCGAGGGCTCCGGCATGGTGGAGTTCGAGCGGCGCTTTCCCCAGCGCTACTACGACGTCGGCATTGCCGAGCAGCACGCCGTCACCTTCGCCGGCGGCATGGCCTGCGAAGGCGTCAAGCCCGTGGTCGCCATCTATTCGACCTTCCTGCAGCGTGCCTACGACCAGCTCATCCACGACGTGGCCCTGCAGAACCTGCCGGTGGTGTTCGCGCTCGACCGCGCAGGCCTGGTGGGCGCCGACGGCGCCACGCATGCCGGCGCCTACGATATTTCGTTCGTGCGCTGCATTCCGAACATGAGCATGGCCTGCCCGGCCGACGAGCGCGAATGCCGCCAGTTGCTCACCACCGCCTACGAGCAGAACCACCCCGTGGCCGTGCGCTATCCGCGCGGCAGCGGAGCGGGCGTGGCCCCGCTGGCCACGCTGGAAGGCCTGCCCTTCGGCAAGGGCGAAGTGCGCCGCCAGGGCCGCGGCGTCGCCATCCTGGCGTTCGGCACGCTGCTGTATCCCGCGCTGCAGGCGGCCGAGGCGCTGGACGCCACGGTGGTCAACATGCGCTGGGCCAAGCCGCTGGATGTAGCGCTGCTGCTGCAGATCGCGGCCGAGCACGACGAGCTCGTGACCGTGGAAGAAGGCGCTGTGATGGGCGGCGCCGGCAGTGCGGTGCTGGAAGCCCTGCAGGCCGCGGGCGTGCAGCGCCCGGTGCTGCAACTGGGCCTGCCCGACGTGTTCATCGAGCACGGCGACCCGGCCCGCCTGCTGGCCCAGCAGGGTCTGGATGCAGAAGGCATCGAGCGTGCCGTGCGGGCGCGCTTCGGCGGCGACAGCGCGCCTGCGGCCGTTGCGCAGGCCGCCTGA
- a CDS encoding DUF4198 domain-containing protein, with the protein MPLRTTSLAAALLLACLGTTAQAHQVWIEQSANQARVHFGEYADNLRETSPGLLDKFTGVPALELQSAGGKAQRVPGERTATAFTYALPGATADTLFAEAPYPLIDRSKGGKPALLWRPAARWVAGLGQPVAATAPLDVVPTGRVGELRVVFNGQPLPKAQVTLVAPSGWAREAMTGADGTVQFTLPWKGQYVAEVKHSDPTPGERNGEKFGETSYLTSLTFAQAEGMESPALPAAPQR; encoded by the coding sequence ATGCCACTCCGCACCACCTCCCTGGCCGCCGCCCTGCTGCTGGCCTGTCTGGGCACCACCGCCCAGGCCCACCAGGTCTGGATCGAGCAATCGGCCAACCAGGCCCGCGTGCACTTCGGCGAGTACGCCGACAACCTGCGCGAGACCTCGCCCGGCCTGCTCGACAAGTTCACCGGCGTGCCCGCGCTGGAGCTGCAGAGCGCGGGCGGCAAGGCCCAGCGCGTTCCGGGCGAACGCACGGCCACCGCGTTCACCTACGCGCTGCCGGGCGCCACCGCCGACACGCTGTTCGCCGAGGCACCGTACCCGCTGATCGACCGCAGCAAGGGCGGCAAGCCCGCCCTGCTGTGGCGCCCCGCCGCGCGCTGGGTGGCCGGCCTGGGCCAGCCCGTGGCCGCCACCGCACCGCTGGACGTGGTGCCCACGGGCCGCGTCGGCGAACTGCGGGTGGTCTTCAACGGCCAGCCGCTGCCCAAGGCCCAGGTCACGCTGGTCGCACCCTCCGGCTGGGCCCGCGAGGCCATGACCGGCGCCGACGGCACCGTGCAGTTCACCCTGCCGTGGAAGGGCCAGTACGTGGCCGAGGTGAAGCACTCCGACCCCACGCCGGGCGAGCGCAACGGAGAGAAGTTCGGCGAAACGAGCTACCTCACCTCGCTGACCTTCGCCCAGGCCGAAGGCATGGAATCGCCGGCGCTGCCGGCAGCGCCGCAACGCTGA
- a CDS encoding farnesyl diphosphate synthase: protein MQAASPTPGGTTAFDLATWSRQQLERVEGALSQWVCSEAPAGLGEAMRYAVLDGGKRLRPLLVLAAADAAGGLPEAALRAACAVELIHAYSLVHDDMPCMDNDVLRRGKPTVHVQFGEAQALLAGDALQALAFGLLTPEDGVPPATQALLCRLLARAAGADGMAGGQAIDLASVGVALTEDELRQMHRLKTGALLQASVVMGAACGTASAAALAALTQYGAALGLAFQVVDDILDVTADSATLGKTAGKDAASDKPTYVSLLGLDRARAYADQLLADAHAALAASHLPDTRALAALADMVVNRSH from the coding sequence ATGCAGGCAGCGTCCCCCACGCCGGGCGGCACGACCGCTTTCGACCTCGCCACCTGGAGCCGGCAGCAGCTGGAGCGGGTGGAGGGGGCCCTGTCGCAGTGGGTGTGCAGCGAGGCCCCGGCCGGCCTGGGCGAGGCCATGCGCTACGCCGTGCTGGACGGCGGCAAACGCCTGCGCCCGTTGCTGGTGCTGGCCGCCGCCGACGCGGCCGGCGGCCTGCCGGAAGCGGCCCTGCGCGCGGCCTGCGCGGTGGAGCTGATCCACGCCTATTCCCTGGTGCACGACGACATGCCGTGCATGGACAACGATGTGCTGCGCCGCGGCAAGCCCACGGTGCACGTGCAATTCGGCGAGGCGCAGGCCCTGCTGGCCGGCGACGCGCTGCAGGCGCTGGCGTTCGGCCTGCTCACCCCGGAAGACGGCGTGCCGCCTGCCACCCAGGCCCTGCTGTGCCGTCTGCTGGCGCGTGCCGCGGGCGCCGACGGCATGGCCGGCGGCCAGGCCATCGACCTGGCCAGCGTGGGCGTGGCGCTGACCGAGGACGAACTGCGCCAGATGCACCGCCTGAAGACCGGCGCGCTGCTGCAGGCCAGCGTGGTGATGGGCGCCGCGTGCGGCACGGCCAGCGCGGCGGCGCTGGCGGCGCTGACGCAGTACGGTGCGGCGCTGGGCCTTGCCTTCCAGGTGGTGGACGATATCCTCGACGTGACGGCCGACTCCGCCACGCTGGGCAAGACCGCAGGCAAGGACGCCGCCAGCGACAAGCCCACGTATGTCTCGCTGCTCGGCCTGGACCGGGCACGGGCCTACGCCGACCAACTGCTGGCCGACGCGCATGCGGCCCTGGCGGCCAGCCATCTGCCGGACACGCGCGCGCTGGCCGCGCTGGCAGACATGGTGGTGAACCGGTCGCACTGA
- a CDS encoding sodium-dependent bicarbonate transport family permease gives MNHLLDPAILFFVLGLAAGLLRSNLEVPAPLSRFLSLYLLMALGLKGGFALAQSGWTAQVSAAMGCALVLAVAVPAIAWCVLRRLLPPFDAAAVAATYGSVSAVTFVTASHLLEQQGTPAGGYMAAAMALMESPAIVLAVVMAQWLRQPVAAPAAVRADGQAVLAGGPLGVSAPAPQGPRLAQVLREALTDGGAVLLLGALLVGLVTGAQGEQAMHPFTVDLFKGLLAFFLLDMGLLTARSLSGLGGLGPQRLPLALFAVVGPVVHGLLALGLAKLAGLAVPEATLLAVLGASASYIAVPAVLRHAMPEARPALYVGLSLGITFPFNLVLGIPLYGAAAQWWLG, from the coding sequence ATGAACCATCTCCTCGATCCTGCGATCCTGTTCTTCGTGCTCGGCCTGGCGGCCGGCCTGCTGCGCTCCAACCTGGAGGTGCCTGCGCCGCTGTCGCGCTTCCTGTCGCTCTATCTGCTCATGGCGCTCGGCCTCAAGGGTGGCTTCGCGCTGGCCCAATCGGGCTGGACGGCCCAGGTCTCCGCGGCCATGGGCTGCGCGCTGGTGCTGGCCGTGGCCGTGCCGGCCATCGCCTGGTGCGTGCTGCGCAGGCTGCTGCCGCCCTTCGACGCGGCGGCGGTGGCCGCGACCTACGGCAGCGTCAGCGCCGTGACCTTCGTGACGGCCAGCCACCTGCTGGAACAGCAGGGCACGCCCGCCGGGGGCTACATGGCCGCTGCGATGGCGCTGATGGAGTCGCCCGCCATCGTGCTGGCGGTGGTGATGGCGCAGTGGCTGCGCCAGCCCGTGGCGGCGCCGGCGGCGGTGCGTGCGGACGGGCAGGCCGTGCTGGCAGGCGGCCCCCTGGGCGTCAGCGCCCCGGCACCGCAGGGGCCGCGTCTGGCACAGGTGCTGCGTGAAGCGCTCACCGACGGTGGCGCCGTGCTGCTGCTGGGCGCGCTGCTGGTGGGGCTGGTGACCGGCGCGCAGGGCGAGCAGGCCATGCATCCCTTCACCGTGGACCTGTTCAAGGGCCTGCTGGCGTTCTTCCTGCTCGACATGGGCTTGCTGACGGCGCGCAGCCTGTCGGGCCTGGGCGGCCTCGGGCCGCAGCGCCTGCCGCTGGCCCTGTTCGCGGTGGTGGGGCCGGTGGTGCACGGGTTGCTGGCCCTGGGCCTGGCCAAGCTCGCAGGCCTGGCCGTGCCCGAGGCCACGCTGCTGGCCGTGCTGGGCGCCAGCGCCTCGTACATCGCCGTGCCCGCCGTGCTGCGCCACGCCATGCCCGAGGCCCGGCCGGCGCTCTACGTGGGCCTGTCGCTGGGCATTACCTTCCCCTTCAACCTGGTGCTCGGCATTCCGCTGTATGGTGCGGCTGCCCAGTGGTGGCTGGGGTGA
- a CDS encoding sulfurtransferase: MTSSSSFTTLITVAELQALMDSGRPMMVFDCTFDLAQPSLGGVRYLESHIPGALHADLDRDLSAKHGAPGAAGTLTATEGDMPASGGRHPLPNRERLATWLSSIGFANDMQAVVYDRNGANYCGRLWWMLKWAGHDAVAVLDGGLQAWTAAGKPVATGEEPAHFQSNFALGEPLRQLVTAAEVQTRLGQPGQTIVDARATPRYRGEVEPLDPVAGHIPGALNRPFGLNLGPDGHFKPAEELRAEFEALLDGRAPATVVHQCGSGVSAIPNLLAMEVAGLGPTALFAGSWSEWCSDPSRPVERS, translated from the coding sequence ATGACGTCCTCTTCCTCCTTCACCACGCTGATCACCGTCGCCGAGCTGCAGGCGCTGATGGACAGCGGCCGGCCGATGATGGTCTTCGACTGCACGTTCGACCTGGCGCAGCCGTCGCTGGGCGGCGTGCGCTACCTCGAATCGCACATCCCCGGCGCGCTGCATGCCGATCTCGACCGCGACCTGAGCGCCAAGCACGGCGCGCCCGGCGCCGCCGGCACGCTGACCGCCACCGAGGGCGACATGCCCGCCTCCGGCGGCCGCCACCCCCTGCCCAACCGCGAGCGGCTGGCCACCTGGCTGTCGAGCATCGGCTTCGCCAACGACATGCAGGCCGTGGTCTACGACCGCAACGGCGCCAACTACTGCGGCCGGCTGTGGTGGATGCTCAAGTGGGCCGGCCACGACGCCGTGGCCGTGCTGGACGGCGGCCTGCAGGCCTGGACGGCCGCCGGCAAGCCGGTGGCCACCGGCGAGGAGCCCGCGCACTTCCAGTCCAACTTTGCCCTGGGCGAACCGCTGCGCCAGCTGGTCACGGCGGCGGAGGTGCAAACGCGGCTGGGCCAGCCCGGCCAGACCATCGTCGATGCGCGGGCCACTCCCCGCTACCGCGGCGAGGTCGAGCCGCTGGACCCGGTGGCCGGCCACATCCCCGGTGCGTTGAACCGGCCCTTCGGCCTCAACCTCGGTCCGGACGGCCACTTCAAGCCGGCCGAGGAACTGCGTGCCGAGTTCGAGGCGCTGCTGGACGGCCGTGCGCCCGCCACCGTGGTGCACCAGTGCGGCAGCGGCGTGAGCGCGATCCCCAACCTGCTCGCCATGGAGGTCGCCGGCCTCGGCCCGACCGCGCTCTTCGCCGGCAGCTGGAGCGAGTGGTGCAGCGATCCCTCGCGTCCGGTGGAACGCAGCTGA
- the xseB gene encoding exodeoxyribonuclease VII small subunit produces the protein MPKAPAAPPKLPDPASYEAALEELEQLVGRIESGQLPLDQMLAGYQRGAALLSFCRDRLEAVQDQIKVLDEGSLQPWTQE, from the coding sequence ATGCCCAAGGCCCCTGCCGCCCCGCCCAAGCTCCCCGATCCTGCCAGCTACGAAGCCGCGCTGGAGGAACTGGAGCAGCTCGTGGGCCGTATCGAGTCCGGCCAGTTGCCGCTCGACCAGATGCTGGCGGGCTACCAGCGTGGTGCGGCGCTGCTCAGCTTCTGCCGCGACCGCCTGGAGGCCGTGCAGGACCAGATCAAGGTGCTGGACGAAGGCAGCCTGCAGCCATGGACGCAGGAATGA
- a CDS encoding DMT family transporter produces MQALWMVLAAFLFASMGVCVKFASGHFNAAELVFYRGLIGMAILWTLARSQQVRVATRYPGMHAWRSLIGVVSLGSWFYAIAHLPLATAMTLNYMSSVWIAAFLIGGALLMWRPSGAQPRPPLQAPLVLTVLTGFVGVILMLRPSIGDHQGFAGMVGLLSGLTAAFAYMQVVALSRLGEPETRTVFYFAVGSAVAGGVAMLFTGMSDWPGWPALWLLPIGLLAAGGQLCMTRAYSRAGSQRGTLVVANLQYSGIVFAAIYSVVLFGDAIPLIGWVGMVLIVGSGIVATVLRARAAPGTPAEEH; encoded by the coding sequence ATGCAAGCGCTCTGGATGGTGTTGGCCGCGTTCCTGTTCGCCAGCATGGGCGTGTGCGTCAAGTTCGCCTCCGGCCACTTCAACGCGGCCGAACTGGTGTTCTACCGCGGCCTGATCGGCATGGCCATCCTCTGGACGCTGGCGCGCTCGCAGCAGGTCCGCGTGGCCACGCGCTACCCCGGCATGCATGCGTGGCGCAGCCTCATCGGCGTGGTGTCGCTCGGCTCCTGGTTCTACGCCATCGCCCATCTGCCGCTGGCCACGGCGATGACGCTCAACTACATGAGCAGCGTGTGGATCGCCGCCTTCCTCATCGGCGGCGCCTTGCTGATGTGGCGGCCTTCGGGCGCCCAGCCGCGGCCGCCGCTGCAGGCGCCGCTGGTGCTCACCGTGCTCACCGGCTTCGTGGGCGTGATCCTCATGCTGCGTCCCAGCATCGGCGACCACCAGGGCTTTGCCGGCATGGTGGGCCTGCTGTCGGGCCTGACGGCCGCGTTCGCCTACATGCAGGTCGTGGCCCTGTCGCGCCTGGGCGAGCCCGAAACGCGCACCGTCTTCTACTTCGCCGTCGGCTCGGCCGTGGCGGGCGGCGTTGCCATGCTGTTCACCGGCATGTCGGACTGGCCCGGCTGGCCCGCGCTGTGGCTGCTGCCCATCGGCCTGCTGGCCGCGGGCGGCCAGCTGTGCATGACGCGCGCCTACTCCCGCGCCGGCTCACAGCGCGGCACGCTGGTGGTGGCCAATCTGCAGTACTCCGGCATCGTCTTCGCCGCCATCTACAGCGTGGTGCTGTTCGGCGACGCGATTCCGCTGATCGGCTGGGTCGGCATGGTGCTCATCGTGGGCAGCGGCATCGTGGCCACGGTGCTGCGCGCCCGCGCCGCACCGGGCACGCCCGCGGAAGAGCATTGA
- a CDS encoding aromatic ring-hydroxylating dioxygenase subunit alpha codes for MSDLSLQLQQAASQLPVSSYFDQALFQRELETIFQRGPRYVGHSLSVPNEGDYYALPQEGEGRALVRNAQGGVELISNICRHRQAVMLKGRGTLQGHGKGHAGGNIVCPLHRWTYAPSGELLGAPHFSHDPCLNLNNYGLREWNGLLFEDNGRDIHADLAGMGPREQLSFEGFTLDRVELHECNYNWKTFIEVYLEDYHVGPFHPGLGNFVTCDDLNWEFGKHYSVQTVGVASTFAKPGSDVYKTWHDVLLKYREGQLPERGAIWLTYYPHIMVEWYPHVLTVSTLHPLSPTKTLNMVEFYYPEEITAFEREFVEAQQAAYMETCIEDDEIGERMDAGRKALYERGDNEVGPYQSPMEDGMQHFHEWYRAQMGDDVPHR; via the coding sequence ATGTCTGATTTAAGTCTTCAACTGCAGCAGGCCGCAAGCCAACTACCAGTTTCGAGCTATTTTGACCAGGCGCTGTTCCAGCGCGAGCTGGAGACCATCTTCCAGCGCGGGCCCCGCTACGTGGGGCACAGCCTTTCCGTGCCCAACGAAGGCGACTATTACGCACTGCCCCAGGAGGGCGAGGGCCGCGCGCTGGTGCGCAACGCGCAGGGCGGCGTGGAACTCATCTCCAACATCTGCCGCCACCGCCAGGCCGTGATGCTCAAGGGCCGCGGCACGCTGCAAGGCCACGGCAAGGGCCACGCGGGCGGCAACATCGTGTGCCCGCTGCACCGCTGGACCTACGCGCCCAGCGGCGAGCTGCTGGGCGCGCCCCACTTCTCGCACGACCCCTGCCTGAACCTGAACAACTACGGCCTGCGCGAATGGAACGGCCTGCTGTTCGAGGACAACGGCCGCGACATCCATGCCGACCTCGCCGGCATGGGCCCGCGCGAGCAGCTGTCGTTCGAGGGCTTCACGCTCGACCGCGTCGAGCTGCACGAGTGCAACTACAACTGGAAGACCTTCATCGAGGTCTACCTCGAGGACTACCACGTCGGCCCGTTCCACCCCGGCCTGGGCAACTTCGTCACCTGCGACGACCTGAACTGGGAGTTCGGCAAACACTATTCCGTGCAGACCGTGGGCGTGGCCTCCACGTTCGCCAAGCCCGGCTCGGATGTCTACAAGACCTGGCACGACGTGCTGCTGAAGTACCGCGAAGGCCAGCTGCCCGAGCGCGGCGCCATCTGGCTGACCTACTACCCGCACATCATGGTGGAGTGGTACCCGCACGTGCTCACCGTCTCGACGCTGCACCCCCTCAGCCCGACCAAGACGCTGAACATGGTGGAGTTCTACTACCCCGAGGAAATCACCGCCTTCGAGCGCGAATTCGTCGAGGCCCAGCAGGCCGCGTACATGGAGACCTGCATCGAGGACGACGAGATCGGCGAGCGCATGGATGCCGGCCGCAAGGCGCTGTACGAACGCGGCGACAACGAGGTCGGCCCCTACCAGAGCCCCATGGAAGACGGCATGCAGCACTTCCACGAGTGGTACCGCGCGCAGATGGGCGACGACGTGCCGCACAGGTGA
- a CDS encoding TonB-dependent siderophore receptor yields the protein MRLPSLSPIAATAALLLLPLAPSQAQTADAALPEVQVSDAPDGNTEGSGQYVAREVGVGKMGQSVRETPQSVSVVTRQRLEDRNITKVEDAVKQVTGVTVTRFDGAGNYNTFQARGFDLGAIQLDGMAIPQGNYTTLDTALYDRIEVLRGPAGLIQGSSEPGGAVNLVRKRARAGLGLAADVAAGSYGLRRGMVDVTGGLNAEGTVRARVVAVAEDRDSFVDTLFNNKRVGYGTLEWDLAPGTTLSVGAARQRVKSVIDQGLPSYADGRLADLPRSAFAGLRANRQDLETTDLFAELEHRLAGGGEVRASIRDVDRDAFYASARANSVLSPNGDFTMQTVDGLTRVRSRAYDLFVTTPFALGGRTHRALVGVSRNESKAYENNFGFGPSFRANLLRPDYERPYPAITLPGYSAITTRTENALYGQAQLQVADPLKLLLGGRLSWADVESRSTSTGAVTSRSAPGRQFIPNAAVLWDFHPQMTAYTSYTETFVVQTPLDAAGQLLKPRTGRQVEVGVKGEFLNRRLQTHAALFRIDDVGRAITDPTNPTASIAGGEVRAQGAELEISGQIARGWDVLAGYAYTDTEYTRAPITQQGQAFSTFTPRHSVNLGTRYAFAGDLLRGLSLGAGASYRSAQYAQSGNVRLATGNYALFNADAAYQINDQLSVSLSIDNLLDKKYYEKISSPGRQNFYGEPRRVTVTLKARY from the coding sequence ATGCGACTGCCTTCGCTGAGCCCGATCGCCGCCACCGCGGCCTTGCTACTGCTGCCTCTGGCGCCTTCCCAGGCACAGACGGCCGATGCCGCGCTGCCCGAAGTGCAGGTCAGCGACGCGCCGGACGGCAACACCGAAGGCAGCGGGCAGTACGTGGCGCGGGAGGTCGGCGTGGGCAAGATGGGCCAGTCCGTGCGCGAGACACCGCAGTCGGTGTCCGTGGTCACCCGCCAGCGGCTGGAGGACCGCAACATCACCAAGGTCGAGGATGCCGTGAAGCAGGTGACCGGCGTCACCGTCACCCGCTTCGACGGCGCGGGCAACTACAACACCTTCCAGGCGCGCGGCTTCGATCTGGGCGCCATCCAGCTGGACGGCATGGCGATCCCGCAAGGGAACTACACCACGCTCGACACGGCCCTGTACGACCGCATCGAGGTGCTGCGCGGCCCCGCCGGACTGATCCAGGGCAGCAGCGAGCCGGGCGGCGCCGTCAACCTGGTGCGCAAGCGCGCCCGCGCCGGCCTGGGGCTCGCGGCCGATGTGGCTGCGGGGTCCTATGGTCTGCGCCGCGGCATGGTCGATGTCACCGGGGGGCTGAACGCCGAGGGCACGGTGCGCGCCCGCGTCGTGGCGGTGGCGGAGGACCGCGACAGCTTCGTGGACACGCTCTTCAACAACAAGCGCGTGGGCTACGGCACGCTGGAGTGGGACCTGGCGCCCGGCACCACGCTGTCCGTCGGTGCGGCCCGGCAGCGGGTGAAATCGGTCATCGACCAGGGCCTGCCCTCGTACGCCGATGGGCGGCTGGCCGACCTGCCACGCTCGGCCTTCGCCGGCCTGCGCGCCAACCGGCAGGACCTGGAGACCACCGACCTGTTCGCCGAGCTGGAGCACCGGCTGGCGGGCGGGGGCGAAGTCCGCGCGTCCATCCGCGACGTGGACCGCGATGCGTTCTACGCGTCCGCGCGGGCCAACAGCGTGCTCTCGCCCAACGGGGACTTCACCATGCAGACGGTGGACGGGCTCACCCGGGTGCGCTCGCGCGCCTACGATCTCTTCGTGACCACGCCCTTCGCCCTGGGCGGCCGCACGCACCGCGCCCTGGTCGGCGTGTCGCGCAACGAAAGCAAGGCCTACGAGAACAACTTCGGTTTCGGCCCGAGCTTCAGAGCCAACCTGCTGCGCCCCGACTATGAGCGGCCCTATCCCGCGATCACGCTGCCGGGCTACAGCGCCATCACCACCCGCACCGAGAACGCGCTGTACGGGCAGGCGCAGCTGCAGGTGGCCGACCCGCTCAAGCTGCTGCTGGGCGGGCGCCTGAGCTGGGCCGACGTGGAAAGCCGCAGCACGTCCACCGGCGCCGTCACGTCGCGCTCGGCGCCCGGGCGGCAGTTCATTCCCAACGCCGCGGTGCTGTGGGACTTCCACCCGCAGATGACGGCCTACACCAGCTATACCGAGACCTTCGTCGTGCAGACGCCGCTCGATGCCGCGGGCCAGCTGCTCAAGCCCCGCACGGGGCGGCAGGTGGAGGTGGGCGTCAAGGGCGAGTTCCTCAACCGCCGCCTGCAGACCCACGCGGCGCTCTTTCGCATCGACGACGTGGGCCGTGCGATCACGGACCCGACGAATCCCACGGCCTCCATCGCCGGCGGCGAGGTGCGCGCCCAAGGCGCAGAGCTGGAGATCAGCGGCCAGATCGCACGCGGCTGGGACGTGCTGGCCGGCTATGCCTACACCGATACCGAGTACACCCGGGCCCCCATCACGCAGCAGGGCCAGGCATTCAGCACCTTTACCCCGCGCCACAGCGTGAACCTGGGCACCCGCTACGCCTTCGCCGGCGACCTGCTGCGCGGCCTGAGCCTGGGCGCCGGCGCGTCCTACCGCAGCGCGCAGTACGCGCAGAGCGGCAATGTGCGGCTCGCCACCGGCAACTACGCACTGTTCAATGCCGATGCGGCCTACCAGATCAACGACCAGCTGTCGGTGAGCCTGTCCATCGACAACCTGCTGGACAAGAAGTACTACGAAAAGATCTCCAGCCCCGGCCGGCAGAACTTCTATGGCGAGCCCCGCCGCGTCACGGTGACGCTGAAGGCGCGCTACTGA